A window of Akkermansiaceae bacterium contains these coding sequences:
- a CDS encoding type II toxin-antitoxin system YafQ family toxin, with protein MKFIQPSSFKKDVKRQKKRGKDLEKLKVVIEILAAGKDLPQQYLDRSLSGNWNGWRDCHIEPDWILIYQVSAEVVTLGRTGAHSGLF; from the coding sequence ATGAAATTCATTCAGCCATCCTCATTTAAGAAGGATGTCAAACGACAGAAGAAGCGCGGCAAGGATCTGGAGAAGCTGAAAGTAGTTATCGAGATCTTAGCAGCTGGCAAAGATTTGCCGCAGCAGTATCTAGACCGCAGCCTCAGCGGTAACTGGAATGGTTGGAGAGATTGTCACATCGAGCCAGACTGGATATTGATCTACCAGGTGAGTGCAGAGGTTGTGACATTGGGGCGAACTGGAGCGCACTCGGGCCTGTTCTAA
- a CDS encoding toxin-antitoxin system HicB family antitoxin, with amino-acid sequence MSALTLRLPDSLHRHLKNAAETDGVSVNQFISLAVAEKLSALQTYDIIARRAEKSSREDFLAAMSAVPAGEIIEGDEIPKEYQPKG; translated from the coding sequence ATGAGCGCACTAACATTAAGACTACCTGATTCTCTTCACCGTCACCTCAAGAATGCCGCCGAGACGGATGGTGTCTCCGTTAATCAATTCATTAGTCTGGCTGTGGCAGAGAAGCTATCGGCTTTACAGACCTATGACATCATTGCAAGGCGGGCAGAAAAAAGCTCCAGAGAAGACTTCCTAGCTGCTATGTCAGCAGTCCCTGCTGGAGAAATTATAGAAGGTGACGAAATCCCCAAGGAGTACCAACCCAAAGGATAA
- a CDS encoding type II toxin-antitoxin system RelB/DinJ family antitoxin, which translates to MSANYNHESVHHSPPSVGGWLAALGITPTEAIRLLYRQIAMRGEFPVELRIPNVETAAVLAKADRGEDIETSDNTADLYASWD; encoded by the coding sequence ATTAGCGCTAACTACAACCATGAATCAGTTCATCACAGCCCGCCCTCGGTAGGGGGTTGGCTCGCGGCTTTAGGCATCACGCCTACTGAAGCCATCCGTTTACTGTATCGCCAGATTGCGATGAGAGGGGAGTTTCCCGTCGAGTTGCGAATACCCAATGTGGAGACGGCCGCCGTTCTAGCTAAGGCCGATCGAGGTGAAGACATCGAGACTTCCGATAATACTGCAGATCTTTACGCCTCCTGGGACTGA